A region of Allocoleopsis franciscana PCC 7113 DNA encodes the following proteins:
- a CDS encoding SIMPL domain-containing protein: protein MNQTFLSRSCNILSQRLPTVSLMVGLLTLTLTQPTLAQEKLLRTLTVTGRGVESIATTKTQVQLGVEVQGKTATEVQQEVARRSSAVVELLRSRNVEKLETTGIRLNPVYRSEDNKAPQITGYSGTNTVSFRASTEQAGKLLDDAVQVGATRIDGISFTASDEAIASAQKQALREATQEAQQQADAVLNTLNLTPKDIVSIQINGATPPPEPRFREQFSTTTKLSGDAILAIVGGEQEVQASVTLQISY from the coding sequence ATGAATCAAACTTTTCTCTCTCGTTCTTGCAATATCTTGAGTCAGCGGTTGCCGACGGTTTCTTTAATGGTGGGACTCCTGACTCTAACACTGACTCAGCCGACGCTGGCACAGGAGAAACTACTACGAACCCTTACCGTAACAGGGCGAGGCGTGGAATCAATTGCCACCACGAAGACTCAGGTGCAGTTGGGTGTTGAAGTTCAGGGAAAGACGGCGACAGAGGTTCAGCAAGAAGTGGCACGTCGCTCATCAGCGGTTGTGGAGTTACTGCGATCGCGGAATGTGGAAAAGTTAGAAACGACGGGCATCCGACTCAACCCTGTTTATCGTTCCGAAGACAACAAGGCACCCCAGATCACCGGTTATTCAGGTACGAATACCGTTAGTTTTCGCGCCTCTACTGAGCAAGCGGGTAAGCTCTTGGATGATGCCGTTCAAGTCGGTGCCACGCGAATTGATGGTATTAGTTTTACGGCATCCGATGAGGCGATCGCGTCAGCGCAAAAACAAGCTCTGCGTGAAGCCACTCAGGAGGCTCAACAGCAGGCGGATGCCGTCTTGAACACTCTCAATCTCACTCCTAAAGACATTGTCAGTATTCAAATTAATGGTGCTACCCCACCCCCAGAACCTCGATTTCGGGAACAATTTTCTACCACGACTAAGCTATCGGGCGATGCGATTCTGGCGATCGTTGGGGGCGAGCAAGAGGTGCAAGCTTCTGTAACCCTACAAATCAGCTACTAG
- a CDS encoding EVE domain-containing protein, whose translation MAYWLLKSEPQEYSYTNLEQAGCGIWDGVKNPLALKYLRTMQLGDKVLIYHTGKERQVVGIAEIMSLPYPDPKLNDPRRMVVDIRAVRSLSRPVTLTQIKQDYHFTSFDLVRLPRLSVVPVSAEYWQRILQLAGE comes from the coding sequence ATGGCCTACTGGCTACTCAAAAGCGAACCCCAAGAATACTCCTACACCAATTTAGAGCAAGCTGGATGTGGCATCTGGGATGGTGTCAAAAATCCTCTGGCTCTCAAATATCTCCGTACCATGCAATTAGGGGACAAAGTATTGATTTATCACACAGGTAAAGAGCGGCAGGTCGTGGGGATTGCTGAAATTATGTCATTGCCTTATCCTGACCCTAAACTCAATGACCCTCGTCGGATGGTGGTGGACATTCGCGCCGTGCGATCGCTCTCCCGGCCTGTTACCCTAACACAGATTAAGCAAGATTATCACTTCACAAGCTTCGACCTCGTCCGTCTGCCACGGCTTTCCGTCGTCCCCGTTTCTGCTGAATATTGGCAGCGAATTCTTCAACTGGCAGGAGAGTAA